In Thermoplasmata archaeon, a genomic segment contains:
- a CDS encoding CPBP family intramembrane glutamic endopeptidase produces the protein MKGPLAVSLVVLAYFIAVAALVQTSGGPLPQQLTLDVVARLLANAALGYGPLLLALIGYEVWVERRRSVREIFVGLGFRSQGARRSLLWSIGLFPVYAVVSVLTLMVASYTAPPSGGGTIPGWYPYYLVVDAFFPVAVVEEAFGRGFLLDRLMPAHPSGLLQAVPAILLSSLLFTLYHVPYYLAAYSFSPAHTLLLLAVNVFPLSILLAGAYVRSRARNVAGPVLIHFLLDALPYVLFVVL, from the coding sequence GTGAAAGGGCCTCTCGCGGTCTCGTTGGTTGTGTTGGCGTACTTCATCGCGGTTGCTGCACTCGTCCAAACGTCGGGAGGGCCACTGCCGCAGCAACTCACCCTCGACGTGGTCGCCCGGTTGCTCGCGAATGCCGCGCTAGGATACGGACCGCTCCTGCTCGCCCTCATCGGCTACGAGGTGTGGGTCGAGCGGAGACGGTCGGTCCGGGAGATCTTCGTCGGCCTCGGGTTCCGGAGCCAAGGCGCCCGTCGCAGCCTGCTCTGGAGTATCGGACTGTTCCCCGTGTACGCGGTCGTCAGCGTCCTCACGCTGATGGTCGCATCCTATACCGCACCGCCCTCGGGAGGCGGGACAATACCGGGGTGGTACCCCTACTACCTTGTCGTGGACGCCTTCTTCCCGGTAGCGGTCGTCGAGGAGGCGTTCGGCCGTGGTTTCCTTCTCGACCGCCTGATGCCCGCGCACCCGAGCGGCCTTCTCCAAGCCGTTCCCGCCATCCTCCTCAGTTCCCTCCTATTCACCCTCTACCACGTCCCCTATTATCTGGCCGCGTATTCCTTCTCGCCGGCCCACACGCTCCTCCTCTTGGCGGTCAACGTCTTCCCCCTGTCCATCCTCTTGGCCGGCGCCTACGTGCGATCGAGAGCCAGGAACGTCGCGGGTCCTGTACTCATCCACTTCCTGCTGGACGCGCTTCCCTACGTTTTGTTTGTGGTTCTTTGA
- a CDS encoding GyrI-like domain-containing protein, which translates to MAKKDLPKALQDLYFPSAKEPVFVDVPAMQFAMVDGVGDPNSSKGFQEAIGALYGVAYTAKFAAKKTGIRDVLVMPLEGLFWTEGSDTFLPADKGQWHWTLMLMEPAAVTRKLFDGSVRALRERKNPPGLSRVRLERFREGKAAQILYVGPYSAEQPTIERLHAFIRENGYRLSGKHHEIYMGDPRRNAPEKLKTVIRQPASR; encoded by the coding sequence GTGGCGAAGAAGGATCTTCCGAAGGCCTTGCAGGACCTGTATTTTCCGAGCGCGAAGGAGCCGGTCTTCGTGGACGTGCCCGCGATGCAGTTCGCGATGGTCGATGGCGTCGGCGATCCGAATTCGTCGAAGGGGTTCCAGGAGGCAATCGGCGCCCTGTACGGCGTCGCGTACACGGCCAAGTTCGCCGCGAAGAAGACGGGGATCCGAGACGTGCTCGTGATGCCCCTCGAAGGCCTGTTCTGGACGGAGGGCTCGGACACGTTCCTCCCGGCGGACAAGGGGCAATGGCACTGGACCCTCATGCTCATGGAGCCCGCCGCGGTCACGCGCAAGCTGTTCGACGGGAGCGTGCGCGCGCTTCGGGAACGGAAGAATCCGCCCGGGCTGTCCCGCGTCCGCCTCGAGCGGTTTCGGGAGGGCAAGGCGGCCCAGATCCTCTACGTGGGTCCGTACTCCGCGGAGCAGCCCACGATCGAGCGCCTGCACGCGTTCATCCGGGAGAACGGCTACCGGCTCTCGGGCAAGCACCACGAGATCTACATGGGCGACCCGCGCCGGAACGCCCCGGAGAAGCTGAAAACCGTGATCCGGCAGCCCGCATCCCGGTGA